In a genomic window of Gloeocapsopsis dulcis:
- a CDS encoding ATP-dependent Clp protease proteolytic subunit translates to MESPIKAVQAPYYGDDFYRTPPPDLQSLILKERIVYLGMPLVPAVTELLIAELLYLQSEDPEKPIRVYINSTGTSGYSGELVGFETEAFAIYDTMKYIKPPIHTICIGMAMGMSAMLLSAGTKGCRASLPHATIVLHQPKSYAQGQATDIQIRAREVLANKVALLDILSSTTGQPREKIEKDMDRLFYISPQQAVEYGLIDRVLTKEDLASPQLPAGVI, encoded by the coding sequence ATGGAATCACCCATCAAAGCTGTTCAAGCGCCCTACTATGGCGATGACTTCTACCGCACACCGCCACCAGACTTACAATCCCTAATACTTAAGGAACGGATTGTTTACTTAGGGATGCCGTTGGTACCTGCGGTAACGGAACTACTCATTGCCGAATTACTATACTTACAGTCAGAAGATCCAGAAAAACCAATTCGAGTGTACATTAACTCAACAGGTACTTCGGGTTATAGCGGCGAACTTGTCGGTTTTGAAACCGAAGCTTTTGCAATCTATGACACCATGAAGTACATCAAGCCCCCTATCCATACAATCTGTATTGGGATGGCAATGGGAATGTCGGCAATGTTACTCAGTGCTGGAACAAAAGGCTGTCGTGCTAGCTTACCCCACGCGACGATTGTCCTGCATCAACCAAAGAGCTATGCTCAAGGTCAAGCTACCGATATTCAAATTCGCGCGAGAGAAGTGCTAGCTAATAAAGTTGCACTGCTTGATATTTTATCAAGTACCACTGGTCAACCCCGCGAAAAAATTGAAAAGGACATGGATCGGTTATTCTACATCTCTCCGCAGCAAGCTGTAGAGTACGGCTTAATTGATCGCGTGTTGACAAAAGAAGATCTCGCGAGTCCTCAACTACCAGCAGGAGTTATTTAG
- a CDS encoding ATP-dependent Clp protease proteolytic subunit: protein MPIGVPQVPYRMPGGAYTQWINIYTRLSLERIIFLGRDVDDEIANQIIAMMLYLDSEDPGKDIYLYINSPGGMVTSGMAIYDTMQHIKSDVVTICVGLAASMGSFLLTAGTKGKRLALPHSRIMIHQPSGGTRGQATDIEIEAREILRIRHQLNQIYADNTGQPIEKIEKDMDRDFFMSAEEAKQYGLIDQVIEERP, encoded by the coding sequence ATGCCAATTGGCGTTCCTCAAGTCCCCTATCGGATGCCAGGGGGGGCTTATACACAGTGGATTAACATCTACACTCGCCTTTCCCTAGAACGCATTATTTTCCTGGGGAGAGATGTTGATGATGAAATTGCTAACCAAATCATCGCGATGATGTTGTATCTGGATTCTGAAGATCCAGGTAAAGATATTTACCTTTACATCAACTCGCCTGGTGGTATGGTGACATCAGGTATGGCGATTTATGACACCATGCAGCACATCAAATCAGATGTGGTAACAATTTGTGTTGGTTTAGCCGCTTCGATGGGTTCTTTCTTGCTAACAGCCGGAACCAAAGGTAAGCGCCTCGCATTACCCCACTCACGAATTATGATTCACCAACCTTCTGGTGGAACTCGCGGACAAGCAACTGATATCGAAATTGAAGCAAGGGAAATTTTACGAATTCGTCACCAGTTAAACCAGATTTATGCTGATAATACTGGTCAACCAATCGAGAAAATAGAAAAAGACATGGATCGTGACTTTTTCATGTCGGCTGAAGAAGCAAAACAGTACGGTTTGATTGACCAAGTAATCGAAGAACGACCGTAG
- a CDS encoding NblA/ycf18 family protein encodes MDQTIELTLEQEFSLRSFSDQVQQMSREQAQELLLLQYKYMMVRETIYQEILKQEWNLDQDSTS; translated from the coding sequence ATGGATCAAACCATCGAATTAACTTTAGAACAAGAATTTAGCCTCAGAAGCTTTTCTGACCAAGTTCAGCAAATGTCTCGCGAACAAGCTCAAGAGCTTTTACTCTTGCAGTATAAGTACATGATGGTTCGGGAAACCATTTACCAAGAAATTCTCAAACAAGAATGGAATTTAGATCAAGATTCCACTTCTTGA
- a CDS encoding histidine phosphatase family protein, with the protein MAISLYFLRHGQTECSRNNAFCGAIDPSLTPEGLEMAQAFAEAYCHTSWNAVFSSPMQRTIATAKPLCEALGIDLQLRDGLKEINFGKWEGLSVDTVARDYHDDYIRWSADPAWYPPTDGELAVAIASRAMQVIEEIKNSYKSGNILIVSHKATIRIILCSLLGIDVGRFRYRLGCPVGSISIVEFGTHGPLLHALADRTHLNDRLRSLAGT; encoded by the coding sequence GTGGCTATCTCGCTTTATTTTTTGCGCCACGGACAAACAGAGTGCAGTCGCAACAATGCCTTTTGTGGTGCTATCGATCCAAGTTTGACACCTGAAGGACTAGAGATGGCGCAAGCATTTGCAGAGGCTTACTGTCATACTTCTTGGAATGCTGTTTTTTCTAGCCCAATGCAGCGCACGATCGCAACTGCTAAACCTTTATGTGAAGCGCTAGGAATAGATTTACAACTGCGCGATGGTTTAAAAGAAATCAACTTTGGTAAATGGGAGGGTTTATCAGTTGATACGGTAGCACGAGATTATCACGACGATTATATTCGCTGGTCAGCAGATCCGGCGTGGTATCCTCCCACGGATGGTGAATTAGCTGTGGCGATCGCCTCCCGCGCCATGCAAGTTATTGAAGAAATTAAAAATTCTTACAAAAGTGGCAATATCCTGATAGTCTCGCACAAAGCAACGATTCGCATCATATTGTGTAGCTTACTCGGAATCGATGTCGGGCGTTTTCGTTATCGCTTAGGATGCCCTGTTGGTTCTATTAGTATTGTAGAATTTGGAACGCACGGTCCACTACTTCATGCTTTAGCAGACCGTACGCATCTCAATGATCGTTTGCGATCTTTAGCTGGAACTTAA
- a CDS encoding J domain-containing protein, whose amino-acid sequence MMNITAYYQVLGLKTEASLEEIKAAYRKLVQQYHPDINPGDQQAREKFIAITEAYRKLLDSVQSTPAPQQNKTEQPSVKKPPAAKVTRKNISTYIPPLSAFEFQVKWNSYRELQKLWKNQRFTQAIALAETLSQKLPQDPEVRSWQASSYQRWGRQLIGDRQLETARIYLKKALKTDPHNRSLWSEVERDFRRMERIFR is encoded by the coding sequence ATGATGAATATTACAGCTTATTATCAAGTATTAGGATTAAAAACGGAAGCATCGCTTGAGGAAATTAAAGCAGCTTACCGTAAGTTAGTACAGCAGTATCACCCTGACATTAATCCTGGAGATCAGCAAGCCAGGGAAAAATTTATTGCGATTACAGAGGCTTACAGAAAACTACTGGATTCAGTGCAATCAACACCAGCGCCACAACAAAACAAAACTGAACAACCATCAGTAAAAAAGCCACCCGCAGCAAAAGTTACTCGCAAAAACATCTCAACTTATATACCACCGCTATCCGCATTTGAATTTCAAGTGAAATGGAATTCTTACCGAGAATTGCAGAAGTTGTGGAAAAATCAAAGATTTACACAAGCGATCGCCCTTGCAGAAACACTATCCCAAAAATTACCACAAGATCCTGAAGTCAGATCGTGGCAAGCAAGTAGCTATCAACGCTGGGGACGACAACTAATCGGCGATCGCCAACTGGAAACCGCCAGAATTTATCTCAAAAAAGCCTTAAAAACTGATCCGCATAACCGTTCTTTATGGTCTGAAGTCGAACGCGATTTTCGCCGGATGGAGAGAATTTTTAGATAA
- a CDS encoding vWA domain-containing protein → MKVFIQPALNDANIDATQSNTQRQLAISIAADTQTEVEFDRSVPLNLCLILDHSGSMKGHPLETVKQAANELVDRLTPGVDRLSVVVFDHRAKVLVPSQIVDDPESIKRQIKRLSAAGGTAIDDGMRLGIEELAKGKKESISQAFLLTDGENEHGDNQRCLKFAELAASYNLTLNTLGFGDHWNQDILEQIADVGGGTLSYIEQPEQAVDEFGRLFNRISTVGLTNAYLLFSLMPKVRLAELKPIAQVAPDTIELPIQQEADGRFAVRLGDLMKVQRVVLANLYIGLPEGRQAIAQLQVRYDDPAMNRTGLLSETIPVMTNVTRAYQPAINSQVQTHILALAKYRQTQLAETKLQQGDRAGAATMLQTAAKTALQMGDKGAATVLQTSATRLQAGEQLSEGDRKKTRIVSKTTLQE, encoded by the coding sequence ATGAAGGTCTTTATCCAACCTGCACTAAACGATGCCAATATAGATGCGACTCAATCCAACACTCAGCGTCAGTTAGCAATTTCGATTGCTGCGGATACGCAAACTGAAGTTGAATTTGATCGCAGCGTACCACTAAATCTCTGTCTGATTCTCGACCACAGTGGTTCGATGAAAGGACATCCCCTCGAAACCGTAAAACAAGCAGCGAATGAACTTGTCGATCGCCTTACGCCTGGAGTAGATCGCTTAAGTGTTGTCGTCTTCGATCACCGTGCCAAAGTCTTAGTTCCGAGTCAAATTGTTGACGATCCTGAAAGTATCAAACGGCAAATCAAGCGCCTCTCAGCAGCTGGTGGTACTGCAATTGATGATGGAATGCGATTAGGTATTGAAGAACTTGCCAAGGGTAAAAAAGAGTCAATTTCCCAAGCGTTTTTACTAACTGATGGTGAAAATGAACACGGTGATAATCAACGCTGTCTCAAATTTGCAGAACTTGCTGCAAGTTATAATTTAACACTCAATACTTTGGGTTTTGGAGATCACTGGAATCAGGATATTTTAGAGCAAATTGCAGATGTAGGGGGTGGCACTTTATCGTATATTGAGCAACCTGAACAAGCTGTTGATGAGTTTGGTCGTTTATTTAACCGGATTTCAACGGTGGGATTAACGAATGCTTATTTGCTATTCTCGCTGATGCCAAAAGTGCGCCTTGCTGAACTCAAACCGATCGCCCAAGTTGCACCAGATACGATTGAGTTACCAATACAACAAGAAGCCGATGGACGCTTTGCGGTTCGTTTAGGAGACTTGATGAAAGTACAGCGTGTTGTCTTGGCAAACTTGTATATTGGATTACCCGAAGGTAGACAAGCGATCGCACAATTGCAAGTCCGCTATGACGATCCTGCAATGAATCGCACAGGATTACTCTCAGAAACAATTCCTGTCATGACTAACGTGACTCGCGCTTATCAACCCGCGATTAATTCGCAAGTGCAAACCCACATCTTGGCGTTAGCAAAGTATCGCCAAACGCAACTAGCAGAAACAAAACTACAACAAGGCGATCGCGCAGGTGCTGCAACAATGCTACAAACCGCAGCAAAAACAGCCTTGCAAATGGGCGACAAAGGTGCGGCTACGGTATTACAAACCTCTGCAACTCGGCTACAAGCGGGAGAACAACTCTCGGAAGGAGATCGCAAGAAAACTCGAATTGTTTCTAAAACTACATTGCAGGAATAA
- a CDS encoding MoaD/ThiS family protein encodes MDVITITIKLFAAYQEAYGTSELTLTFPQGTSVVEVRDRLIQEHPELSQWRDITRFGINFQFVEPETPLNDGDEVVLIPPVSGG; translated from the coding sequence ATGGATGTTATCACGATCACAATTAAATTATTTGCTGCATATCAAGAAGCTTATGGCACGTCAGAATTGACATTAACATTTCCCCAAGGAACGTCAGTGGTTGAAGTGCGCGATCGCCTCATTCAAGAACACCCAGAACTAAGCCAATGGCGCGATATCACTCGATTTGGGATCAATTTTCAATTTGTCGAACCAGAAACTCCTCTCAATGATGGTGATGAGGTAGTATTAATTCCGCCAGTAAGTGGTGGTTAA
- a CDS encoding metallophosphoesterase family protein, producing MASSAEVTQSSEDNFFVTAPKQPKPTRIWVVGDSGRGNDIAAQVRDGYLKFTGTRHTDLWLMLGDNAYDTGTWDEYQQGVFEMYPHLRNSVLWTAIGNHDAGSASSEWQSGPYYELFNPPTQGEAGGVPSGTAAYYSFDYGNIHFICLDSYGSDRTSTGAMLTWAAEDAAVSDQDWQIAFWHHPPYTKGSHDSDTEIELIEMRERALPILEAAGVDLVLSGHSHSYERSYLIDGHYGTSDTFTPQMMRDRGSGREDASEAYQKPLGAAHAGTVYIVAGTSARADEVSPHPVMHTSLSIPGSLVLDVQGKRLDVTFVDDCGEVRDYFTIKKG from the coding sequence ATCGCAAGTTCAGCAGAAGTCACTCAAAGCAGCGAAGATAATTTTTTTGTCACTGCACCAAAACAACCGAAGCCAACTCGGATTTGGGTTGTTGGTGATTCAGGACGCGGTAATGATATCGCTGCACAGGTACGCGATGGATATCTCAAGTTTACTGGCACGCGCCATACTGATTTGTGGCTGATGTTAGGAGATAACGCTTATGACACTGGTACTTGGGATGAGTATCAGCAGGGTGTTTTTGAGATGTATCCGCATTTACGTAACAGCGTGCTGTGGACGGCGATTGGTAATCACGATGCCGGAAGTGCGAGTTCAGAGTGGCAAAGTGGACCGTATTACGAGTTATTTAATCCTCCTACCCAGGGTGAGGCGGGCGGTGTCCCGTCTGGAACAGCGGCGTATTATTCGTTTGACTACGGTAATATTCACTTTATCTGTCTCGATTCTTACGGCAGCGATCGCACGTCTACAGGGGCAATGTTAACCTGGGCGGCTGAAGATGCAGCAGTATCTGATCAAGACTGGCAAATCGCATTTTGGCACCATCCCCCATATACAAAGGGATCGCACGATTCGGATACGGAAATTGAACTGATTGAAATGCGCGAACGTGCCTTGCCTATTTTGGAAGCAGCAGGTGTAGATTTAGTACTATCAGGTCACAGTCACTCTTACGAACGCTCGTACTTAATTGACGGGCATTATGGCACATCAGACACCTTTACTCCGCAAATGATGCGGGATCGAGGTAGTGGTCGAGAAGATGCCTCAGAAGCATATCAAAAGCCTCTTGGTGCGGCTCATGCTGGTACAGTGTATATTGTTGCTGGAACTTCGGCGCGGGCTGACGAGGTTTCACCACACCCAGTGATGCACACATCGTTGAGTATTCCTGGATCTTTGGTGCTAGATGTACAGGGAAAACGGCTTGATGTCACTTTTGTTGATGATTGTGGGGAAGTTCGCGATTATTTTACGATCAAGAAGGGGTAA
- the ftsH4 gene encoding ATP-dependent zinc metalloprotease FtsH: MPIKEQPNPPRSRLIGNILLALPVLLLLASFILPGFFGPQIPAVPYSLFIHQVQQGEVDRAQIGQNQIRFQLKTADDQVGEVFSTTPIFDLSLPKLLEEKGVEFAAAPPPKNGWFNSLLGWVIPPLIFVAIWQFFIRRGGGGGPQGVLSIGKSKAKVYVEGESDKTTFTDVAGVEEAKTELVEIVDFLKTPGRYTQIGARIPKGVLLVGPPGTGKTLLAKAVAGEAGVPFFSISGSEFVELFVGVGSSRVRDLFEQAKKQAPCIVFIDELDAIGKSRSSGGFYGGNDEREQTLNQLLAEMDGFAAGDATVIVLAATNRPEVLDPALLRPGRFDRQVLVDRPDLSAREAILNIHAQKVKLGEDVNLRAIATRTPGFAGADLANLVNEAALLAARSQRQTVAQKDFAEAIERVVAGLEKKSRVLNDKEKKIVAYHEVGHALVGALTQGNGRVEKISIVPRGMAALGYTLQLPTEDRFLLDEAELRSQIATLLGGRSAEEIVFGSITTGASNDLQRATDLAERMVTTYGMSKVLGPLAYQQGQQAMFLSDGAPNPRRMVSEETSQAIDREVKDIVETAHHQALDTLKLNRDLLEAIATQLLETEVIEGEKLHSLLSQVQAAT, encoded by the coding sequence ATGCCGATTAAAGAACAACCTAATCCCCCTCGTTCTCGCCTGATTGGTAACATTCTGCTAGCGTTACCTGTATTGCTCTTGCTCGCAAGCTTTATCTTGCCTGGTTTCTTTGGTCCTCAAATTCCCGCTGTTCCCTATAGTTTGTTTATTCATCAGGTGCAGCAAGGAGAAGTTGATCGCGCTCAAATTGGTCAAAACCAGATTCGGTTTCAATTGAAAACTGCCGATGACCAGGTTGGAGAAGTGTTTTCAACAACACCTATTTTTGATTTGAGCTTGCCCAAGTTGTTAGAAGAGAAAGGCGTTGAGTTTGCAGCTGCCCCGCCACCCAAAAATGGCTGGTTTAATAGTCTGCTGGGCTGGGTGATTCCACCCCTAATTTTTGTAGCAATTTGGCAGTTCTTTATCAGACGTGGTGGTGGGGGTGGTCCCCAAGGTGTGCTCTCGATTGGTAAGAGCAAAGCAAAAGTTTATGTAGAAGGAGAATCGGATAAAACTACCTTTACCGATGTAGCTGGGGTTGAAGAAGCCAAGACTGAATTAGTCGAGATTGTAGATTTCCTCAAGACTCCAGGGCGCTATACCCAGATTGGGGCACGGATTCCCAAGGGTGTACTGTTAGTAGGTCCACCAGGGACTGGTAAAACGTTGCTGGCAAAGGCAGTAGCAGGGGAAGCAGGAGTACCGTTCTTTAGTATCTCTGGCTCTGAGTTTGTGGAACTTTTTGTCGGTGTTGGTTCTTCGCGGGTGCGTGACCTATTTGAGCAGGCTAAGAAACAGGCTCCTTGTATCGTATTTATTGATGAATTAGATGCGATCGGCAAGTCTCGCAGCAGTGGTGGGTTCTATGGCGGCAACGATGAGCGAGAACAGACGCTCAACCAGCTGCTAGCAGAAATGGATGGGTTTGCCGCTGGCGATGCTACCGTAATTGTCCTAGCAGCAACCAATCGCCCAGAAGTATTAGACCCTGCGCTCTTGCGTCCTGGTCGATTTGACCGTCAAGTTTTGGTCGATCGTCCTGATTTATCGGCTCGTGAGGCGATTCTCAACATCCATGCCCAAAAGGTAAAGTTGGGTGAGGACGTAAATTTAAGAGCGATCGCAACTCGCACCCCTGGTTTTGCTGGCGCAGATCTCGCAAATCTAGTCAATGAAGCGGCGCTGTTAGCTGCCCGCAGTCAACGTCAAACCGTGGCACAAAAAGACTTTGCTGAGGCAATTGAGCGGGTGGTAGCTGGTCTTGAAAAGAAAAGCCGCGTTCTCAATGATAAGGAGAAGAAGATTGTTGCTTATCATGAAGTAGGTCATGCACTAGTTGGTGCCTTAACGCAGGGAAATGGTCGGGTTGAGAAAATCTCCATCGTACCTCGAGGGATGGCAGCATTAGGTTATACTTTGCAACTACCAACTGAAGATCGGTTCCTCCTAGACGAAGCTGAACTCCGAAGTCAGATCGCTACCCTACTTGGTGGCAGATCGGCAGAAGAGATTGTGTTTGGCAGCATCACTACTGGGGCATCCAACGATTTGCAACGGGCGACCGATCTGGCAGAGCGAATGGTGACGACGTATGGTATGAGTAAAGTCTTAGGTCCACTAGCATATCAACAGGGACAGCAAGCTATGTTTCTGAGTGATGGTGCGCCCAATCCTCGCCGAATGGTCAGTGAAGAAACGTCGCAGGCGATTGACCGCGAGGTGAAAGACATTGTGGAAACGGCTCATCATCAAGCTTTGGACACGCTCAAGCTTAACCGCGACTTACTTGAAGCGATCGCTACTCAACTGTTAGAGACAGAAGTTATCGAGGGCGAGAAACTGCATAGCCTATTAAGTCAAGTTCAAGCTGCAACTTAA
- a CDS encoding IS1 family transposase → MPACPICASSQTVKNGRIHNGKQRFKCHECGRQFVEHPQKKVIDQNTREWIDRLLLERISLAGIARVAQVSEQWLQSYVNQKYAQVPRQVQVTPKKGVLTIQCDELWSFVDHKGNKQWVWLALDADTREIVGVYIGTRDETAARQLWNSLPPVYRQCAVAYTDFWAAYAAVLPNKRHRAVGKETGKTSYVERFNNTLRQRVSRLVRKTLSFSRSLENHIGAIWYFVHYYNASLLV, encoded by the coding sequence ATGCCTGCCTGCCCCATTTGTGCATCTTCTCAAACAGTCAAAAATGGTCGAATTCACAACGGTAAACAACGGTTCAAATGTCATGAATGCGGTCGGCAATTCGTAGAACATCCCCAAAAGAAGGTGATAGACCAAAACACACGGGAGTGGATTGACCGATTGCTGTTGGAGCGGATTTCCCTTGCTGGAATTGCTCGTGTAGCGCAGGTGTCTGAGCAATGGCTGCAAAGCTACGTTAATCAGAAATATGCTCAGGTGCCTCGGCAAGTGCAGGTGACACCCAAAAAAGGGGTGCTAACGATTCAGTGTGATGAGTTGTGGTCATTTGTAGACCACAAAGGCAACAAACAATGGGTTTGGTTAGCTCTGGATGCAGACACGCGTGAAATTGTTGGCGTTTACATTGGTACACGAGACGAAACGGCAGCTCGTCAATTGTGGAATTCTTTGCCCCCAGTCTACCGTCAATGTGCAGTTGCTTACACCGATTTTTGGGCAGCCTACGCAGCAGTTTTACCGAATAAGCGGCATCGTGCAGTCGGCAAAGAGACGGGCAAGACCAGTTATGTTGAGCGCTTCAACAACACGCTCAGGCAACGGGTGTCTCGATTGGTGCGAAAAACCTTGTCCTTTTCTAGGTCATTGGAGAATCATATTGGGGCTATTTGGTATTTTGTGCATTACTACAATGCATCATTACTTGTTTAG
- a CDS encoding B12-binding domain-containing radical SAM protein produces the protein MKALLLYPQFPQSFWSYDRFMEIAGLKAVIPPLGIITVAALLPQDWEVRFCDRNVNLETEADWEWCDLVILSAMLVQKPDFLGLIQKAVRLGKKVAVGGPYPTSVPQDALDAGAHYLILDEGEMTVPQFLEALTQGKTQGIFRSIEKPDVTLSPMPRFDLLQRDAYFMMAIQFSRGCPFNCEFCDIISLYGRKPRTKEPNQTIAELQALYDLGWRGSLFIVDDNFIGNQRNVKRFLRELIPWVKQHNYPFTFMTEASVNLAEDDELLHLMSEAGFYAVFLGIETPDQDSLQVTRKLQNTRNPLVEACRKINQAGMLIYAGFILGFDGERSGAGERIQAFIEQTGIPQPMLGILQALPNTALWNRLQKEQRLLEGIGITEVGDQNTLMNFTPTRPVAEIAREYVEGFWTLYEPGNYLRRCLQQCLSIGLIPGRKQTMQFPSGKGLRLVAQLVWHQGLRRSEIRMQFWQQLWTILRRKPQVLNMYLGLCAAGEHFWEYRALARERITQQLGYDPLQPVLPEQEPMLVIY, from the coding sequence ATGAAAGCCTTATTGCTTTACCCTCAGTTTCCCCAGTCGTTTTGGTCTTACGATCGCTTCATGGAAATCGCAGGACTCAAAGCAGTCATTCCTCCACTGGGGATCATTACAGTTGCGGCACTCTTGCCCCAGGACTGGGAAGTTAGATTTTGCGATCGCAATGTCAATCTTGAAACTGAAGCTGATTGGGAATGGTGCGATCTAGTCATTCTTTCGGCAATGTTAGTGCAGAAGCCGGATTTTCTTGGGCTCATTCAAAAAGCAGTGCGGTTAGGCAAAAAAGTCGCTGTTGGTGGGCCTTATCCGACATCAGTTCCGCAAGACGCGCTTGATGCTGGAGCGCACTATCTAATTTTAGACGAAGGGGAAATGACGGTTCCCCAATTTCTCGAAGCGCTGACTCAAGGCAAAACACAGGGAATCTTTCGCTCAATTGAAAAGCCAGACGTAACACTTAGCCCAATGCCCCGCTTTGATTTGCTACAGCGGGATGCCTACTTCATGATGGCAATTCAGTTTTCTCGCGGTTGTCCGTTCAACTGTGAATTTTGCGACATTATCTCACTATATGGTCGTAAACCACGCACCAAAGAACCAAATCAAACTATAGCAGAATTACAAGCGCTTTATGATTTAGGCTGGCGAGGGTCACTCTTTATCGTTGACGACAACTTTATTGGCAATCAGCGTAATGTCAAACGCTTCCTACGCGAATTGATTCCTTGGGTGAAGCAGCACAACTACCCATTCACCTTTATGACTGAAGCGTCGGTGAATTTAGCAGAAGATGATGAATTACTGCATCTTATGAGTGAAGCAGGGTTCTATGCAGTGTTTCTTGGCATTGAAACCCCCGACCAAGACAGCCTGCAAGTGACGCGTAAACTGCAAAATACTCGCAACCCCCTAGTCGAAGCCTGCCGCAAAATTAATCAAGCAGGTATGCTAATCTATGCAGGATTCATCCTTGGCTTTGATGGAGAACGTTCGGGTGCGGGTGAACGAATACAAGCATTTATTGAACAAACGGGTATTCCTCAACCTATGTTAGGCATTCTGCAAGCATTACCCAATACTGCCTTGTGGAACCGACTTCAGAAAGAGCAGCGTTTATTAGAGGGCATTGGCATCACTGAGGTAGGAGATCAGAATACCTTAATGAACTTTACGCCTACCCGACCAGTTGCTGAAATTGCTAGAGAGTATGTAGAAGGCTTCTGGACGTTGTACGAACCAGGCAACTACCTGAGACGCTGTTTGCAGCAATGTCTCAGTATTGGTTTAATCCCAGGGCGAAAGCAGACAATGCAATTTCCTTCTGGTAAGGGGCTGCGGCTTGTTGCCCAGTTAGTGTGGCATCAGGGCTTACGGCGTTCTGAAATTAGGATGCAGTTTTGGCAGCAACTTTGGACAATCCTCCGCAGAAAGCCTCAAGTTCTCAATATGTATTTAGGTTTATGTGCCGCTGGAGAGCATTTTTGGGAGTATCGTGCTTTAGCAAGAGAACGAATTACTCAACAGTTAGGGTACGATCCGTTGCAACCTGTGCTACCTGAGCAAGAACCAATGCTAGTCATCTATTAA
- a CDS encoding acyl-CoA desaturase, which produces MPILENKTTELKGGRKDISSSLQIGTTSYKVLRQEYKIDIFSNIPFVLIHIGGLLIFWAGFSRVTLITCFILWFVRMFGITAGYHRYFSHRTYKTSRWFQFILAVLGNSSAQLDPLWWAAHHRHHHLHTDTQEDIHSPTVSGFWWSHMGWIVCPKYSQTNEQNIRDFARYPELRYLNRFPLIVPTLLAIALTATGLLLQYYLPQIKTNGLQMLAWGFFASTVLLYHSVFTINSLAHVFGTRRFDTVDSSRNNLLLAIITLGEGWHNNHHYYPASERQGFYWWEIDITHYILQLLAWLGIVWDLRTPPQKVYDESDCLSTKSSV; this is translated from the coding sequence ATGCCAATTCTTGAAAATAAGACGACAGAACTAAAAGGCGGAAGAAAAGATATTTCATCGTCATTACAAATTGGGACAACCTCATATAAGGTATTGAGACAAGAATATAAGATAGATATTTTCAGTAATATTCCTTTTGTCTTGATTCACATTGGTGGTCTATTAATCTTTTGGGCAGGCTTTAGTCGGGTTACTTTAATAACCTGTTTTATCCTCTGGTTTGTACGAATGTTTGGCATCACAGCAGGATACCACCGTTACTTCTCACATCGCACTTATAAAACATCGCGTTGGTTTCAGTTTATTCTTGCCGTTTTAGGTAATTCCTCAGCACAATTAGATCCTCTATGGTGGGCAGCACATCACCGTCATCACCACCTTCATACCGACACACAAGAGGATATTCATTCGCCTACTGTTAGCGGTTTCTGGTGGTCGCATATGGGCTGGATTGTGTGTCCTAAATATTCTCAAACTAACGAACAGAATATTCGAGATTTTGCTCGATACCCAGAGTTAAGGTACTTGAATCGTTTTCCGTTAATTGTTCCTACACTGCTGGCGATCGCTCTAACCGCAACCGGACTTTTGTTGCAGTATTACTTACCTCAGATCAAAACAAATGGCTTGCAGATGCTGGCGTGGGGATTTTTCGCAAGTACTGTGCTACTCTATCACTCAGTTTTTACGATTAATTCTCTAGCTCATGTTTTTGGTACTCGTCGTTTTGACACAGTAGACAGTAGCCGCAACAACTTGCTTTTAGCAATCATCACTCTAGGTGAGGGTTGGCATAACAATCATCATTACTATCCTGCCTCAGAACGACAAGGCTTTTACTGGTGGGAAATAGATATTACCCATTACATTCTGCAACTACTTGCATGGCTAGGAATCGTTTGGGATTTAAGAACTCCTCCCCAAAAAGTCTACGATGAGTCTGATTGTCTATCTACAAAATCTTCTGTGTGA